One Firmicutes bacterium CAG:345 genomic region harbors:
- a CDS encoding unknown (no significant homology to UniProt) yields the protein MLLLVLCGCTPSNNAFIHKSEQPYYLDCELQNEYDIEDITIKLYLGLWYMSSDYIACNNDTQVFVFLNEDSHYVSYEQSSILLKQYDYDSIANDNYVFTKKKKWHNYYISYNSYEDIKIPSKVFNKDEGYIALAFSFMIPVNNELGSCGGTGVALKYQKKLIIKYQFINLSKT from the coding sequence ATGTTATTATTAGTTTTATGTGGATGTACACCTTCAAATAATGCGTTTATTCATAAATCAGAACAACCTTATTATTTGGACTGCGAGTTACAAAACGAATATGATATAGAAGACATAACCATAAAATTATATTTAGGTCTTTGGTATATGAGTTCTGACTATATTGCATGCAATAATGATACTCAAGTATTTGTTTTCTTAAACGAAGACAGTCATTATGTTTCTTATGAACAATCATCCATACTTCTTAAGCAATATGATTATGATAGTATAGCAAATGATAATTATGTATTTACAAAAAAGAAAAAATGGCATAATTATTATATTTCTTATAATAGTTATGAAGATATTAAAATACCATCCAAAGTTTTTAATAAAGATGAAGGGTATATTGCACTTGCTTTTTCCTTTATGATTCCGGTCAATAATGAATTAGGTTCATGTGGTGGAACAGGAGTAGCATTAAAATATCAAAAAAAGCTAATTATAAAATATCAATTTATAAATTTGAGTAAGACATAA
- a CDS encoding ketopantoate reductase PanE/ApbA (product inferred by homology to UniProt) yields MDDYLLCHAAFVIPVAFACYKTNGNLNKIKRNNAYLNKIIDANIEAYRIISNAGHEILPDDDKDFESKKYRKTCFKIFKLMCGTSLGKICASDHAINATDEMSALNEDF; encoded by the coding sequence ATGGATGATTATCTTCTTTGTCATGCTGCTTTCGTTATTCCAGTAGCATTTGCTTGCTATAAAACAAATGGTAACCTCAATAAAATTAAAAGAAATAATGCTTATCTAAATAAAATTATCGATGCCAATATAGAAGCATATAGAATTATAAGTAATGCTGGTCATGAAATATTACCTGATGATGATAAAGACTTTGAAAGCAAAAAATATAGAAAAACTTGCTTTAAAATTTTTAAATTGATGTGTGGAACTAGTCTTGGAAAAATTTGTGCTTCTGATCATGCGATAAATGCTACTGATGAAATGAGTGCATTAAATGAAGATTTTTAA
- a CDS encoding putative uncharacterized protein (product inferred by homology to UniProt) yields MVHLYSQKVQNCCVELGLITHNKIKRYSILFKIICIPGYIIYVLLSAYLINGFKRFLKGFWQLLVILSIINLFDQLLIDNFWVGYTNAWIIPGTENLKQYITKKDKCKKWLFGTVGMVIISAILSGLMTIFIN; encoded by the coding sequence ATGGTTCATCTTTATAGCCAAAAAGTACAAAATTGCTGTGTTGAATTAGGATTGATAACTCATAATAAAATTAAGCGCTATTCTATTTTATTTAAAATTATTTGCATTCCTGGATATATTATATATGTTTTACTCAGCGCATATTTGATAAATGGTTTCAAAAGATTTCTTAAAGGTTTTTGGCAACTTCTTGTTATTCTATCAATCATTAATTTATTTGATCAATTATTAATTGATAATTTTTGGGTTGGTTATACTAATGCTTGGATAATACCTGGAACAGAAAACTTAAAACAATATATCACTAAAAAAGATAAATGTAAAAAATGGCTTTTTGGCACAGTTGGTATGGTAATAATATCAGCTATATTATCAGGATTAATGACAATTTTTATCAATTAA
- a CDS encoding putative manganese efflux pump MntP (product inferred by homology to UniProt) has translation MGDKQNTMDTLIWVLTAIGLGAGLAMDACAVSMSNGLANPKMKLDKIFTIAGFFGVFQIIMPIFGYLAVTVLSAALGEKFTTIFSYLVPWIALILLLILGIKMLIEGIKEGKNNKKEKDNTEETVKNLTIRGLFIQAIATSIDALSVGVIYGNVVPLEAYLTFLIVGIVTFGISVAAVFIGKKFGTIFSNKATIAGGIILCAIGLEIFFTHWNDVVAGINAIFNLF, from the coding sequence ATGGGGGATAAACAAAATACTATGGATACTCTAATTTGGGTTTTAACTGCTATTGGATTAGGAGCAGGGCTTGCTATGGATGCTTGTGCAGTATCCATGAGTAATGGATTAGCTAATCCAAAAATGAAACTTGATAAAATATTTACCATCGCTGGATTTTTTGGCGTATTCCAAATAATTATGCCAATTTTCGGTTATTTAGCTGTCACTGTTTTAAGCGCTGCTTTAGGAGAAAAATTTACTACAATTTTCAGTTATTTAGTACCATGGATTGCTTTAATCTTACTTTTGATTTTAGGAATTAAAATGTTAATTGAAGGTATTAAAGAAGGCAAAAATAATAAAAAGGAAAAAGATAATACAGAAGAAACCGTAAAAAATTTGACTATCAGAGGACTTTTTATTCAAGCAATAGCTACATCAATTGATGCATTAAGTGTCGGTGTTATTTATGGAAATGTTGTTCCTTTAGAAGCCTACTTAACATTCTTAATCGTTGGTATAGTTACTTTTGGAATCAGTGTTGCCGCAGTCTTCATCGGAAAAAAATTCGGAACTATATTTTCTAACAAAGCAACTATAGCTGGTGGAATCATTCTTTGTGCAATTGGCTTAGAAATTTTCTTTACTCATTGGAATGATGTTGTCGCTGGAATTAATGCTATTTTTAATTTATTTTAA
- a CDS encoding sodium/calcium exchanger (product inferred by homology to UniProt), whose protein sequence is MILTFVDSCPIYLQSIAFVVGLIVGTICLVKFCDIFVDSASTIAKKLHISELIIGLTVVAIGTSCPELAVSVSDSISSLLENSNANVAIGNVIGSNICNLLLVLGFSAVFTPIVVKKSVCKREYPFLLIISALLVLFVILFGTGSSITGNYAILRWEAIILVVLMFVYIWFLIHNAKKHPDEQLNTEEEKLTEEKEKDMKLWKAIILVIVGAAGIVFGGEAVVFGAKGLALQVSDAAHLDHDLAESLVGLTIVAVGTSLPELVTSVVAAKKGQNELALGNVIGSNIFNILFVLGIAGTVNPLTTGSQVIIDAVVMMVATIVVFIFALTGKIKRSGGIALLCIYGAYLAYLIVRTIM, encoded by the coding sequence ATGATTCTTACTTTTGTTGATTCTTGTCCAATTTATCTTCAATCAATTGCCTTTGTAGTAGGTTTAATTGTCGGTACTATTTGTTTAGTCAAGTTCTGCGATATTTTTGTTGATTCGGCAAGTACAATTGCCAAAAAACTTCATATATCTGAATTAATTATCGGTTTAACTGTTGTTGCTATCGGTACAAGTTGTCCTGAACTAGCTGTTTCAGTATCCGATTCTATATCATCACTATTAGAAAATAGCAATGCCAACGTTGCAATAGGCAATGTCATAGGAAGCAATATTTGTAACTTACTTCTAGTATTAGGATTTTCTGCTGTATTTACTCCGATTGTTGTAAAAAAATCTGTTTGCAAACGTGAATATCCATTTTTATTAATAATATCAGCTCTTCTAGTCTTATTTGTAATCTTATTCGGAACAGGATCTTCTATAACTGGTAATTATGCAATATTAAGATGGGAAGCTATAATTCTTGTTGTTCTTATGTTTGTTTATATTTGGTTCTTAATACACAATGCAAAAAAACATCCAGATGAACAATTAAATACTGAAGAAGAAAAACTTACAGAAGAAAAAGAGAAAGATATGAAATTATGGAAGGCTATAATTTTAGTTATAGTCGGAGCAGCTGGAATTGTCTTTGGAGGAGAAGCTGTTGTCTTTGGTGCCAAAGGATTAGCTTTACAAGTTTCTGATGCTGCTCACTTAGACCATGATTTAGCAGAATCTTTAGTTGGATTAACAATTGTGGCAGTAGGAACTTCTTTACCTGAATTAGTAACAAGTGTTGTTGCAGCTAAAAAAGGACAAAATGAATTAGCCTTAGGAAATGTCATCGGTTCTAATATTTTCAACATTTTATTCGTTTTAGGAATCGCTGGTACAGTTAATCCTTTAACCACTGGTTCTCAAGTTATTATCGACGCCGTCGTTATGATGGTTGCAACAATTGTTGTTTTCATTTTTGCCCTAACTGGAAAAATTAAACGTTCTGGTGGTATTGCATTGCTATGTATCTATGGTGCTTACTTAGCATATCTAATTGTTCGTACAATAATGTAA